Proteins found in one Rhodobium gokarnense genomic segment:
- a CDS encoding F0F1 ATP synthase subunit delta, with protein MTESSSTVPTVAQRYATALFELAEDAKAIETVEKDLDRLDSMIDESADLKRLIRSPVYSSEEQARALAAVFSRAGISGLVSNIGGLLARNRRLFVLPDVIRGYRALAAAHRGEMTADVVSAEPLTDDQAAALGDALKESTGKDVKLSRKVDPALIGGLVVRLGSRMIDTSLRTKLNSLKIALKEVG; from the coding sequence TTGACTGAGAGTTCATCGACAGTTCCGACGGTTGCGCAGAGATACGCCACTGCTCTGTTCGAGCTGGCCGAAGATGCCAAGGCCATTGAAACGGTTGAGAAAGACCTCGACCGGCTCGATTCCATGATCGATGAGAGCGCCGACCTGAAGCGCCTGATCCGCAGCCCGGTCTATTCCTCCGAGGAGCAGGCCAGGGCGCTGGCCGCGGTATTCAGCCGCGCCGGGATCTCCGGTCTGGTGTCCAACATCGGTGGACTTCTGGCACGCAATCGGCGCCTTTTCGTTCTTCCCGACGTCATCCGCGGCTACCGCGCGCTTGCCGCCGCCCACCGCGGCGAGATGACCGCGGACGTCGTCTCCGCCGAGCCGCTCACCGACGATCAGGCCGCCGCCCTCGGCGATGCCCTGAAGGAGTCGACCGGCAAGGACGTCAAACTGAGCCGGAAGGTCGATCCCGCCCTGATTGGCGGCCTCGTCGTCAGACTGGGCAGCCGCATGATCGACACTTCCCTTCGCACCAAACTCAATTCCCTTAAGATCGCACTCAAAGAGGTCGGCTGA
- a CDS encoding F0F1 ATP synthase subunit gamma, with protein sequence MPSLKDLRNRISSVKATQKITKAMQMVAAAKLRKAQERAEAARPYAERMGAVLSNLARSLEGQPGAPELMVGNGKDETHLLVVCTADRGLCGGFNSSIAKLARQHAFRLIKEGKTVKILCVGRKGFDALKRDLGSYMLDDKFEFRGVRQIGFEHAADIGSKVISMFEEGEFDVATLFYSRFRSVISQIPTAQRLIPAEIDTEVEIDTGGAIYEYEPDEKEILTDLLPRNISVQVFRALLENGASEQGARMSAMDNATRNAGEMIDKLTLSYNRQRQAQITKELIEIISGAEAL encoded by the coding sequence ATGCCGAGTCTCAAGGACCTCAGAAACCGCATCTCGTCGGTCAAGGCGACGCAGAAGATCACCAAGGCCATGCAGATGGTCGCGGCGGCCAAGCTGCGCAAGGCCCAGGAGCGGGCGGAAGCCGCCCGTCCCTATGCCGAGCGCATGGGCGCGGTGCTCTCCAACCTCGCCCGCTCGCTGGAAGGCCAGCCCGGCGCGCCGGAACTGATGGTCGGCAACGGCAAGGACGAGACCCACCTTCTGGTCGTGTGTACGGCCGACCGGGGCCTGTGCGGCGGCTTCAACTCCTCGATCGCCAAGCTTGCCCGCCAGCATGCGTTCCGGCTGATCAAGGAAGGCAAGACCGTCAAGATCCTGTGCGTCGGCCGCAAGGGCTTCGATGCCCTGAAGCGGGACCTCGGCAGCTATATGCTCGACGACAAGTTCGAGTTCCGCGGCGTCCGCCAGATCGGGTTCGAGCACGCCGCCGATATCGGCTCCAAGGTGATCTCCATGTTCGAGGAGGGCGAGTTCGACGTCGCCACCCTGTTCTATTCCCGCTTCCGCTCGGTGATCAGCCAGATCCCGACGGCGCAGCGGCTGATCCCGGCCGAGATCGACACCGAGGTGGAGATCGACACCGGCGGCGCGATCTACGAATACGAGCCGGACGAGAAGGAAATCCTCACCGACCTGTTGCCGCGCAACATTTCGGTGCAGGTCTTCCGCGCTCTTCTGGAGAACGGGGCGTCCGAACAGGGTGCCCGCATGAGTGCCATGGACAACGCCACGCGCAACGCGGGCGAGATGATCGACAAGCTGACGCTGAGCTACAACCGCCAGCGCCAGGCGCAGATCACCAAGGAACTCATCGAAATCATTTCCGGCGCCGAGGCGCTGTAA
- the atpD gene encoding F0F1 ATP synthase subunit beta yields the protein MTDKMVGRVSQVMGAVVDVKFDEHLPEIMNALTTDNRGNRLVLEVAQHLGENTVRTIAMDSTEGLVRGQEVTDTGDAITVPVGEGTLGRIMNVIGDPVDLAGDIDYSTRRPIHAPAPEYVDQSTESEILVTGIKVVDLLAPYAKGGKIGLFGGAGVGKTVLIMELINNIAKAHGGYSVFAGVGERTREGNDLYWEMIESGVNKQGGGDGSKCALVYGQMNEPPGARARVGLSGLTVAEHFRDEGQDVLFFVDNIFRFTQAGSEVSALLGRIPSAVGYQPTLATDMGALQERITTTNKGSITSVQAIYVPADDLTDPAPATSFAHLDATTVLSRSIAEKGIYPAVDPLDSTSRMLDPRIIGDEHYEVARRVQEILQRYKSLQDIIAILGMDELSEEDKLTVARARKIERFLSQPFHVAEVFTGSPGVLVDLADTIKGFKGLCDGEYDHLPEAAFYMVGTIDSAVEKAQKLAAEAA from the coding sequence ATGACCGATAAAATGGTTGGACGGGTCAGTCAGGTGATGGGCGCCGTCGTCGACGTGAAGTTCGACGAACACCTGCCGGAGATCATGAACGCGTTGACGACCGACAACCGCGGCAACCGCCTGGTCCTGGAGGTCGCCCAGCATCTCGGCGAGAACACCGTGCGCACGATCGCCATGGACTCCACCGAGGGCCTGGTGCGCGGCCAGGAGGTCACCGACACGGGCGACGCCATCACCGTTCCGGTCGGCGAGGGCACCCTCGGCCGCATCATGAACGTGATCGGCGATCCGGTCGATCTGGCCGGCGACATCGATTACAGCACCCGCCGTCCGATCCACGCGCCGGCCCCGGAATATGTCGACCAGTCGACGGAATCGGAAATCCTCGTCACCGGCATCAAGGTCGTCGACCTTCTGGCGCCGTACGCCAAGGGCGGCAAGATCGGCCTGTTCGGCGGCGCCGGCGTCGGCAAGACCGTGCTGATCATGGAGCTGATCAACAACATCGCCAAGGCGCATGGCGGCTACTCCGTGTTCGCCGGCGTCGGCGAGCGCACCCGCGAGGGCAACGACCTCTACTGGGAAATGATCGAATCCGGCGTCAACAAGCAGGGCGGCGGCGACGGCTCCAAATGCGCCCTGGTCTACGGCCAGATGAACGAGCCCCCGGGGGCCCGCGCCCGCGTCGGCCTCTCCGGCCTCACCGTCGCCGAGCATTTCCGCGACGAGGGCCAGGACGTTCTGTTCTTCGTCGACAACATCTTCCGCTTCACCCAGGCCGGCTCGGAAGTCTCCGCGCTTCTCGGCCGCATCCCCTCGGCGGTGGGCTACCAGCCGACGCTGGCGACCGACATGGGCGCCCTGCAGGAGCGCATCACCACCACCAACAAGGGCTCGATCACCTCGGTCCAGGCGATCTACGTGCCGGCCGACGACCTCACCGACCCGGCGCCGGCGACCTCCTTCGCCCACCTCGACGCCACCACGGTGCTGTCGCGCTCGATCGCGGAAAAGGGCATCTACCCGGCGGTCGACCCGCTCGACTCCACCTCGCGCATGCTCGACCCGCGCATCATCGGCGACGAGCATTACGAAGTGGCCCGCCGCGTCCAGGAGATCCTGCAGCGCTACAAGTCCCTGCAGGACATCATCGCCATTCTCGGCATGGACGAGCTGTCGGAAGAGGACAAGCTGACGGTGGCCCGCGCCCGCAAGATCGAGCGCTTCCTGTCGCAGCCGTTCCACGTCGCCGAGGTGTTCACCGGCTCGCCGGGCGTCCTCGTCGACCTCGCCGACACCATCAAGGGCTTCAAGGGCCTTTGCGACGGCGAATACGACCACCTGCCGGAAGCCGCCTTCTACATGGTCGGCACCATCGACTCCGCTGTCGAGAAGGCTCAGAAACTGGCCGCGGAAGCCGCGTAA
- the lpdA gene encoding dihydrolipoyl dehydrogenase, whose product MTYDLVVIGTGPGGYVCAIRAAQLGMKVAVVEKRATHGGTCLNVGCIPSKAMLHTSELFEEAAHSFAGFGIKVAKPKLDLPAMMKHKQETIDGNVGGIEFLFKKNKITAFHGTGRILSAGKVEVAHEDGSTEIVETRNIVIATGSDVARLPGIEIDEEQVVSSTGALALDKVPGKMIVVGAGVIGLELGSVWRRLGAEVTVVEFLDRILPGMDGDVAKNFQRMLKKQGMKFMLSSKLDGIDKKGKKLVATIEPAAGEAAAETIEADVILVAIGRRPYTEGLGLDDVGVALDDKGRVKTDGHFKTSVDGIYAIGDVIAGPMLAHKAEDEGIALAEQLSGQAGHVNYEVIPAVVYTMPEVASVGKTEEELKEAGTAYSVGKFPFSANGRAKAMAQTEGFVKVLADQKTDRVLGVHIVGAGAGEMIHEAAVLMEFGGSAEDLGRTCHAHPTMSEAVKEAALAVDNRPIHM is encoded by the coding sequence ATGACCTACGATCTCGTCGTCATCGGAACCGGCCCGGGGGGCTATGTCTGCGCGATCCGCGCCGCGCAACTGGGCATGAAGGTGGCCGTCGTCGAAAAGCGCGCCACCCATGGCGGCACCTGCCTCAATGTCGGCTGCATTCCCTCAAAGGCGATGCTGCACACCTCCGAACTGTTCGAGGAGGCGGCGCATTCCTTTGCCGGCTTCGGCATCAAGGTCGCCAAGCCGAAGCTCGACCTGCCGGCGATGATGAAGCACAAGCAGGAGACCATCGACGGCAATGTCGGCGGCATCGAATTCCTGTTCAAGAAGAACAAGATCACGGCCTTCCACGGCACCGGCCGCATCCTTTCCGCCGGCAAGGTCGAGGTCGCCCATGAGGACGGCTCGACCGAGATCGTGGAGACCCGCAACATCGTCATCGCCACCGGTTCCGACGTCGCCCGCCTGCCGGGCATCGAGATCGACGAGGAACAGGTGGTGTCCTCGACCGGAGCGCTGGCGCTCGACAAGGTGCCCGGCAAGATGATCGTCGTCGGCGCCGGCGTCATCGGCCTGGAGCTCGGCTCGGTCTGGCGCCGCCTCGGCGCCGAGGTCACGGTCGTGGAATTCCTCGACCGCATCCTGCCGGGCATGGACGGCGACGTCGCCAAGAACTTCCAGCGCATGCTGAAGAAGCAGGGCATGAAGTTCATGCTCTCTTCCAAGCTCGACGGCATCGACAAGAAGGGCAAGAAGCTCGTCGCCACCATCGAGCCGGCGGCCGGCGAGGCCGCGGCCGAGACCATCGAAGCCGACGTCATCCTCGTTGCCATCGGCCGGCGGCCCTACACCGAAGGCCTCGGCCTCGACGATGTCGGTGTTGCCCTCGACGACAAGGGCCGGGTCAAGACCGACGGCCACTTCAAGACCTCGGTCGACGGCATCTATGCCATCGGCGACGTGATCGCCGGTCCGATGCTCGCCCACAAGGCCGAGGACGAGGGCATCGCGCTCGCCGAACAGCTTTCCGGCCAGGCCGGCCACGTGAACTACGAGGTGATTCCGGCCGTCGTCTACACCATGCCGGAGGTCGCCTCGGTCGGGAAAACCGAAGAGGAGCTGAAGGAGGCCGGCACCGCCTATTCCGTCGGCAAGTTCCCGTTCAGCGCCAATGGTCGCGCCAAGGCCATGGCCCAGACCGAAGGCTTCGTGAAGGTGCTCGCCGACCAGAAGACCGACCGCGTCCTCGGCGTCCACATCGTCGGCGCCGGCGCCGGCGAGATGATCCACGAGGCGGCCGTCCTGATGGAGTTCGGTGGTTCCGCCGAGGACCTCGGCCGCACCTGCCACGCCCACCCGACCATGTCCGAAGCAGTCAAGGAAGCGGCACTCGCCGTCGACAACCGTCCGATCCACATGTGA
- a CDS encoding tyrosine recombinase XerC, protein MAAPLITARPDLAAEVTAWLAHLAGTRRLAAKTVEAYERDVRQLLSFLTLHLGGAPGIADIADLKPADFRGFLADRRRAGAGPRSMGRALAGVRSFFSFLERKGLANAAALKAIRTPKQPKTLPKPIAAASARRMVDADEALDEEPWIAVRNAAVLSLLYGSGLRISEALGLSRAEAPVDTVESLRVTGKGGKTRLVPVLAATREAVAAYLKLCPYALAEDGPLFVGARGGPLSPRIIQIAVQRLRGALGLAETATPHALRHSFATHLLSAGGDLRAIQELLGHASLSTTQIYTAVESDRLLDIYQKAHPRA, encoded by the coding sequence ATGGCAGCGCCGCTGATCACCGCCAGACCCGACCTTGCTGCGGAGGTGACCGCCTGGCTCGCCCACCTCGCCGGCACGCGGCGGCTTGCGGCAAAGACGGTCGAGGCCTATGAGCGCGACGTCCGCCAGCTCCTCTCCTTCCTGACGCTGCATCTCGGCGGCGCGCCGGGCATTGCCGACATTGCCGACCTGAAACCGGCCGATTTCCGCGGCTTCCTCGCCGACCGGCGGCGCGCCGGGGCGGGTCCGCGCTCCATGGGCCGGGCGCTTGCCGGCGTGCGCTCGTTCTTTTCCTTCCTGGAGCGGAAGGGCCTTGCCAACGCCGCGGCACTGAAGGCGATCCGCACGCCGAAACAGCCCAAGACGTTGCCCAAGCCGATCGCGGCGGCCTCGGCGCGGCGCATGGTCGATGCCGACGAGGCGCTCGACGAGGAGCCCTGGATCGCCGTGCGCAACGCGGCCGTTCTGTCGCTGCTCTACGGCTCGGGCCTGCGCATCTCCGAAGCCCTCGGCCTTTCCCGCGCCGAGGCGCCGGTCGATACCGTCGAGTCGCTGCGGGTGACCGGCAAGGGCGGCAAGACCCGCCTGGTGCCGGTGCTCGCCGCAACGCGCGAGGCGGTTGCGGCCTATCTGAAGCTCTGCCCCTATGCGCTTGCCGAGGACGGGCCGCTCTTTGTCGGTGCGCGCGGCGGGCCGCTGTCGCCGCGCATCATCCAGATCGCCGTCCAGCGGCTGCGCGGCGCGCTCGGCCTTGCCGAGACCGCGACGCCGCATGCCCTTCGCCACTCCTTCGCCACGCATCTTCTCAGCGCCGGCGGAGACCTCCGGGCAATCCAGGAACTGCTCGGCCACGCCAGCCTGTCGACCACCCAGATCTACACCGCGGTCGAAAGCGACAGGCTCCTCGACATCTACCAGAAGGCACATCCGCGGGCCTGA
- a CDS encoding primosomal protein N' — MANQTASLPGLEPAPEEPAATVPVLVPVAVETAYSYRVPAGMHLGPGTVVQIPLGNRQVVGAVWEPGIWEGGGAKPVDPSKLREILHVFDVPSIDERMRRFIDWVARWTMAPPGMVLRMVLRVPEALEPEPPLKGVRLAGAPPERMTKARARVLDLFEENPSWSKTGLATAAGVSPGVVDGLIGAGTLQIVPLPAAPPAPMPEADWNRRDLSPAQDKAAEEITATVAERRFSVTLLDGVTGAGKTEVYFEAVAEALRRGRQALVLLPEIALTSEFLQRFEERFGCRPGEWHSDVPPKQRVRLWRGVIDGSVRVVVGARSALFLPFPELGLIVVDEEHDPAYKQDDRVAYHARDMAVVRGHIAGFPVILSSATPSIETRHNADTGRYRRIELPDRASGAALPDIHAIDMRRGGPARGRWLAPALTRAVGEALARGDQALLFLNRRGYAPLTLCRSCGHRFECPDCSAWLVEHRFRSVLTCHHCGFSMPTPEACPSCGDVDSLTACGPGVERIAEEAAADFPDARIIVLSSDMPGGTRRLRAELKAIAGGEGDIIIGTQLVAKGHNFPKLKVVGVVDADLGLSTADPRAAERTFQLISQVTGRAGRRDGAGVGYLQTYMPDHPVMRALVSGDRESFYATELEARERSAMPPFARLASLLVTGPDRPLTEGFARELARAAPHQDGVHVLGPADPPLAVIRGRHRQRLLVHADRSADIQAYLHRWLAAGPVPKKGVRLAIDIEPLSFM, encoded by the coding sequence GTGGCCAACCAGACCGCCTCCCTGCCGGGCCTTGAGCCGGCCCCCGAAGAGCCTGCCGCCACCGTTCCGGTGCTGGTGCCGGTCGCCGTGGAGACGGCCTACAGCTACCGGGTCCCGGCGGGAATGCACCTTGGGCCCGGAACCGTCGTCCAGATACCGCTCGGCAACCGGCAGGTCGTCGGCGCGGTCTGGGAGCCCGGCATCTGGGAGGGCGGCGGCGCAAAGCCGGTCGATCCGTCGAAGCTGCGCGAGATCCTCCACGTCTTCGACGTCCCGTCCATCGATGAGCGCATGCGCCGCTTCATCGACTGGGTCGCCCGCTGGACCATGGCGCCGCCCGGCATGGTGCTGCGCATGGTCCTCCGGGTGCCGGAGGCGCTGGAGCCCGAACCGCCGCTGAAAGGCGTCCGCCTTGCCGGGGCGCCGCCCGAGCGGATGACCAAGGCCCGCGCCCGCGTGCTCGACCTCTTTGAGGAAAACCCCTCCTGGTCGAAGACGGGCCTTGCGACCGCCGCCGGCGTCAGCCCCGGCGTCGTCGACGGCCTCATCGGCGCTGGCACGCTCCAGATCGTGCCGCTGCCGGCGGCCCCGCCGGCGCCCATGCCGGAGGCCGACTGGAACCGCCGCGACCTGAGCCCTGCCCAGGACAAGGCGGCAGAGGAGATCACGGCGACCGTCGCCGAGCGGCGTTTCTCCGTCACGCTGCTGGACGGCGTTACCGGCGCCGGCAAGACCGAGGTGTATTTCGAGGCCGTGGCCGAAGCCCTGCGCCGCGGCCGCCAGGCGCTGGTGCTGTTGCCGGAGATCGCGCTCACCTCGGAATTCCTGCAGCGCTTCGAGGAGCGTTTCGGCTGCCGCCCCGGCGAGTGGCATTCGGATGTGCCGCCGAAGCAGCGGGTGCGGCTCTGGCGCGGCGTCATCGACGGTTCGGTCCGGGTCGTCGTCGGCGCCCGCTCCGCGCTGTTCCTGCCCTTTCCCGAACTCGGCCTCATCGTCGTCGACGAGGAGCACGACCCGGCCTACAAGCAGGACGACCGCGTCGCCTACCACGCCCGCGACATGGCGGTGGTGCGCGGCCACATCGCCGGCTTTCCGGTAATCCTGTCGTCGGCAACGCCCTCCATCGAGACAAGGCACAACGCCGATACCGGCCGCTACCGCCGCATCGAGCTGCCGGACCGGGCCTCCGGCGCCGCGCTGCCGGACATCCACGCCATCGACATGCGCCGGGGTGGCCCGGCCCGCGGCCGCTGGCTGGCCCCGGCGCTGACCCGCGCCGTCGGCGAGGCGCTCGCCCGCGGCGACCAGGCGCTCCTCTTCCTCAATCGCCGCGGCTATGCGCCGCTGACCCTCTGCCGCTCCTGCGGCCACCGCTTCGAATGCCCGGATTGCAGCGCCTGGCTGGTGGAGCACCGGTTCCGCAGCGTGCTCACCTGCCACCATTGCGGCTTTTCCATGCCGACGCCGGAGGCGTGCCCGTCCTGCGGCGACGTCGATTCGCTGACCGCCTGCGGGCCGGGCGTCGAACGCATCGCCGAGGAAGCCGCGGCCGACTTTCCCGATGCCCGCATCATCGTCTTGTCCTCCGACATGCCCGGCGGCACCAGGCGGCTGCGGGCCGAACTGAAGGCGATCGCGGGCGGCGAGGGCGACATCATCATCGGCACCCAGCTCGTCGCCAAGGGTCACAACTTCCCCAAGCTCAAGGTCGTCGGCGTCGTCGATGCCGATCTCGGCCTTTCCACCGCAGACCCGCGCGCGGCGGAGCGCACCTTCCAGCTCATCTCCCAGGTGACGGGCCGCGCCGGGCGCCGCGACGGCGCCGGCGTCGGCTACTTGCAGACCTACATGCCGGACCATCCGGTGATGCGGGCGCTGGTCTCCGGTGACCGCGAGAGCTTCTATGCGACCGAGCTGGAGGCGCGCGAGCGGTCCGCCATGCCGCCCTTTGCACGGCTGGCGAGCCTCCTCGTCACCGGCCCGGACCGGCCCCTGACGGAAGGCTTCGCCCGCGAGCTTGCCCGCGCCGCGCCCCACCAGGACGGTGTCCACGTGCTGGGTCCGGCCGACCCGCCGCTTGCCGTCATCCGCGGCCGCCACCGCCAGCGCCTCCTCGTCCATGCCGACCGGTCGGCGGACATCCAGGCCTATCTGCACCGCTGGCTGGCGGCCGGCCCGGTGCCGAAGAAGGGCGTCCGCCTCGCCATCGACATCGAGCCGCTCAGCTTCATGTGA
- the atpA gene encoding F0F1 ATP synthase subunit alpha: MDIRAAEISAILKEQIKNFGKEAEVSEVGQVLSVGDGIARVYGLDNVQAGEMVEFPNGIRGMALNLEVDNVGVVIFGDDRAIKEGDTVKRTGAIVEVPVGKGLLGRVVDGLGNPIDGKGPIESDEMRLVDVKAPGIIPRKSVHEPMSTGLKAVDALIPIGRGQRELIIGDRQTGKSSLILDAILNQRPINESGDESQKLYCIYVAVGQKRSTVAQFVKALEDNGALEYSIIVAATASDPAPMQFIAPFAGCAMGEFFRDNGMHAVIAYDDLSKQAVAYRQMSLLLRRPPGREAYPGDVFYLHSRLLERAAKLNEDNGLGSLTALPVIETQANDVSAYIPTNVISITDGQIFLETDLFYQGIRPAVNVGLSVSRVGSAAQVKAMKQVAGTIKGELAQYREMAAFAQFGSDLDATTQRLLNRGARLTELLKQPQYSPLKTEEQVAVIFAGVNGYLDDLPVSKVGDFEQGLLLFLRDEHSSLLDEIRERKELNDELKASLKSTIDTFAKTFA, translated from the coding sequence ATGGACATTCGGGCCGCGGAAATTTCCGCAATCCTCAAGGAGCAGATTAAGAACTTCGGCAAGGAAGCCGAAGTCTCCGAAGTCGGCCAGGTGCTGTCCGTCGGTGACGGCATTGCACGCGTTTACGGTCTGGACAACGTCCAGGCCGGTGAGATGGTGGAGTTCCCGAACGGGATCCGCGGCATGGCGCTGAACCTCGAGGTCGACAATGTCGGCGTCGTGATCTTCGGCGACGACCGCGCCATCAAGGAAGGCGACACGGTCAAGCGCACCGGCGCCATCGTCGAGGTACCGGTCGGCAAGGGCCTGCTCGGCCGCGTCGTCGACGGCCTCGGCAACCCGATCGACGGCAAGGGCCCGATCGAATCCGACGAGATGCGCCTCGTCGACGTCAAGGCGCCCGGCATCATCCCGCGCAAATCGGTGCACGAGCCGATGTCGACGGGCCTCAAGGCCGTCGACGCGCTGATCCCGATCGGCCGCGGCCAGCGCGAGTTGATCATCGGCGACCGCCAGACCGGCAAGTCGTCGCTGATCCTCGACGCCATTCTCAACCAGCGCCCGATCAACGAGAGCGGCGACGAGAGCCAGAAGCTCTATTGCATCTACGTCGCCGTCGGCCAGAAGCGCTCCACCGTCGCCCAGTTCGTCAAGGCGCTGGAAGACAACGGCGCCCTGGAATATTCGATCATCGTCGCCGCCACGGCGTCCGATCCGGCGCCGATGCAGTTCATCGCCCCGTTCGCCGGTTGCGCCATGGGCGAGTTCTTCCGCGACAACGGCATGCACGCCGTGATCGCCTATGACGACCTGTCCAAGCAGGCCGTGGCCTACCGCCAGATGTCCCTGCTGCTGCGCCGCCCGCCGGGGCGCGAGGCCTATCCGGGCGACGTCTTCTACCTGCACTCCCGCCTGCTGGAGCGCGCGGCGAAGCTGAACGAGGACAACGGCCTCGGCTCGCTGACGGCGCTGCCGGTCATCGAGACCCAGGCCAACGACGTCTCCGCCTACATCCCGACCAACGTGATCTCGATCACCGACGGCCAGATCTTCCTGGAGACGGACCTCTTCTACCAGGGCATCCGCCCGGCCGTGAATGTCGGCCTGTCGGTGTCGCGCGTCGGCTCGGCCGCCCAGGTCAAGGCCATGAAGCAGGTCGCCGGTACCATTAAGGGCGAGCTCGCCCAGTACCGCGAGATGGCGGCCTTCGCCCAGTTCGGCTCCGACCTCGACGCCACCACCCAGCGCCTGCTCAATCGCGGCGCGCGCCTCACGGAACTCCTGAAGCAGCCGCAATATTCGCCGCTGAAGACGGAAGAGCAGGTGGCGGTGATCTTCGCCGGCGTCAACGGCTATCTCGACGATCTGCCGGTCTCCAAGGTTGGCGACTTCGAGCAGGGCCTGCTTCTGTTCCTGCGCGATGAGCACAGCTCCCTGCTCGACGAGATCCGCGAGCGCAAGGAGCTCAACGACGAGCTCAAGGCCTCGCTGAAGAGCACCATCGACACCTTCGCCAAGACCTTCGCGTAA
- a CDS encoding F0F1 ATP synthase subunit epsilon, with translation MAEPFQFELVSPEKLLISEPVEEVVVPGVEGDFGVLKDHAPFMSTIRPGYLTVKKVGGAVEEIFVYGGFADTGPGGLTVLAEHAVPAAELDREGIAQSIRDAEEDVADAKDDVTKAARARKLEQLRDIEMALKK, from the coding sequence ATGGCCGAACCGTTTCAGTTCGAACTCGTCTCGCCGGAAAAGCTCTTGATTTCCGAGCCGGTCGAAGAGGTCGTGGTGCCGGGCGTCGAGGGTGACTTCGGTGTCCTCAAGGACCATGCGCCGTTCATGTCGACCATCCGGCCCGGCTACCTGACCGTCAAGAAGGTCGGCGGCGCGGTTGAGGAAATCTTCGTCTATGGCGGCTTTGCCGATACCGGTCCGGGCGGCCTGACGGTCCTCGCCGAGCACGCGGTTCCGGCCGCCGAGCTCGACCGCGAGGGCATCGCCCAGTCGATTCGCGACGCCGAGGAAGACGTCGCCGATGCCAAGGACGACGTCACCAAGGCGGCCCGCGCCCGCAAGCTGGAACAGCTCCGCGACATCGAGATGGCGCTGAAGAAGTAG
- the odhB gene encoding 2-oxoglutarate dehydrogenase complex dihydrolipoyllysine-residue succinyltransferase: MATEIRVPTLGESVTEATIAQWFKKPGDAISADEPLVELETDKVTIEVPAPTAGVLGEILVTDGETVEVGALLGTIGEGDGTAAKAKPADKKAEAQKSSEPAKAAEPAKKDDGKDDGAMPPSPAAKKLMEEKGLSASDVEGSGKRGQILKEDVLAAADKPAKSAPASTPQTSAPAPEPVSLRVTPPEDDEAREERVRMTKLRQTIARRLKDAQNTAAMLTTFNEVDMAPVMALRKEYKDLFEKKHGVKLGFMGFFVKAVCHALKEIPAVNGEIDGTDLVYKNYYHVGVAVGTDKGLVVPVVRDADRLSIAGIEQSIGDFGRRARDGKLGIEDMQGGTFTISNGGVYGSLMSTPILNAPQSGILGMHKIQERPMVVGGQVVVRPMMYLALSYDHRIVDGKEAVTFLVRVKESIEDPQRLILDL; this comes from the coding sequence ATGGCCACCGAAATCCGCGTACCGACCCTTGGCGAATCGGTCACCGAAGCGACGATTGCCCAGTGGTTCAAGAAACCCGGCGACGCGATTTCCGCCGACGAGCCGCTGGTCGAGCTTGAGACCGACAAAGTGACGATCGAGGTGCCGGCGCCCACGGCCGGCGTCCTCGGCGAGATCCTCGTCACCGACGGCGAGACCGTCGAGGTCGGCGCGCTCCTCGGCACCATCGGCGAAGGCGACGGCACTGCTGCCAAGGCCAAGCCGGCCGACAAGAAGGCCGAAGCGCAGAAAAGCTCCGAGCCCGCCAAGGCCGCCGAGCCCGCGAAAAAGGACGACGGCAAGGACGATGGGGCCATGCCGCCGTCGCCGGCCGCCAAGAAGCTGATGGAGGAAAAGGGCCTGTCCGCCTCCGACGTGGAAGGCTCCGGCAAGCGCGGCCAGATCCTGAAGGAAGACGTGCTGGCCGCCGCCGACAAGCCGGCCAAATCCGCGCCGGCTTCCACGCCGCAGACCAGCGCGCCGGCTCCGGAGCCGGTTTCCCTTCGCGTCACCCCGCCTGAGGACGATGAGGCCCGCGAGGAGCGGGTGCGGATGACCAAGCTGCGCCAGACCATCGCAAGGCGCCTCAAGGACGCCCAGAACACGGCGGCGATGCTGACCACCTTCAACGAGGTCGACATGGCCCCGGTGATGGCGCTCCGCAAGGAATACAAGGACCTCTTTGAGAAGAAGCACGGCGTCAAGCTCGGCTTCATGGGCTTCTTCGTGAAGGCCGTCTGCCACGCCCTGAAGGAGATCCCGGCAGTCAACGGCGAGATCGACGGCACCGACCTCGTCTACAAGAACTACTACCACGTCGGCGTTGCCGTCGGCACGGACAAGGGCCTGGTGGTCCCGGTGGTGCGCGATGCTGATCGGCTGTCGATCGCCGGCATCGAGCAGTCCATCGGCGACTTCGGCCGCCGCGCCAGGGACGGCAAGCTCGGCATCGAGGACATGCAGGGCGGCACCTTCACCATCTCCAATGGCGGCGTCTACGGCTCGCTGATGTCGACGCCGATCCTCAACGCGCCCCAGTCCGGCATCCTCGGCATGCACAAGATCCAGGAGCGGCCGATGGTCGTCGGCGGCCAGGTCGTGGTGCGGCCGATGATGTATCTGGCGCTCTCCTACGACCACCGCATCGTCGACGGCAAGGAAGCCGTCACCTTCCTGGTGCGGGTCAAGGAATCCATCGAGGATCCGCAGCGCCTGATCCTCGACCTCTAG